Within Acidobacteriota bacterium, the genomic segment CGATGGCCGCGCAACCTTCCTGGTCCATCCGAACGACTCTCAGGCGAAGTTTTCGTTTGCAGTAGACGAGAACGCACAGCGTGCTCCGGCGGGCGAATCCATCGTGCCGCTCACGCGCTGCATTCGCGTCCTGAACGGCTTTGGCAAGTCGCTGGAAGTAATCTTGCCGAAGCTGCGCGACGGCTACATCGCTCCCGATTCGGCGGTAGCCCGCGAACTGGCACTTGAAAATCCAGCCGCATTTTTCCTCTCACCCTCCGGGGAAACCTTCCATAACGTCACGGTGACAGGTGGCAAGCAACGCACGGAGGGGCCTCTGTCGCTGAAACGTGAGCTGCGTGATATCAGCCGCACCGTACAAGCCTTGGAAGGCGCACTGCGCAATGAGGAGCTCCGTGTTCAGATGCTCGCGAGAGAAGTAGCTGAACTCGCTGCCCTGCTGGAACGATTACAGGATGAACGGCGCGAAGCGGAGAAGGATGCCTATAGCTCCGGCGTGGCGCTCAAGCAAATGGAAGCCGAGCTTTCGCGGACGGAACACCGGCTGCACCAATTCCGTCTTGAGATGGATCGGATTCAGCAACAGCAATCGGGCAAAAAAGAGTTGCTGGCGTTCAAACGAGAAGAACTGGAGCGGCACGAAGTCAACCAATGTCAACTGCAGTTGGAGTTGGATAACGCGCAGCAAGCACTCGCCGAAAATCGCGCAACACGCGATAGCGCCCTGCAACGCGCGGCGGAGGCAAAGGCCCGCCTCGCCGGATTGGAAGAGCGGCGCCGCGCAGCCGCCACTGCCCTCGAGAGAATCAATCGCATGGTCACCGAAGTGCGCTCAAGAATTGAGGCTCTGGAATCGCAGATCGCGAACGCAGCGGCGGAGAAGCAGGAGCGCGAAGCGGAAAACGTTCGTTTGGCGGAGGCACTGATCTCACTACAGGCAGACCGCGAAGGCGGAGAGTTGAAGGCTGCCGAACTACAACGAACAGCAGAACAGACACGCCTGCTTGGCATGGAGCTTGACATTGCTCTGAAAACTGCGCGACAGGAACTCGACGCTGCCCGCGATCGCAAGAGCGAGCTGGCGGCGACGCTGGCAAGGTTACAGTCAGACATGCACCATATGTCTGAGAGTTGTCTCCAGGAGTTGTCGATCACAAGCGACATTCTGCTGGGCGACACCTCCATCGCGACAATCGAAGGCGAAGCGCTCGCGCAGGAAGAAGCATTTTATCGCGAGATGCGAACGAAGCTGGACAACATGGGTCCGGTCAACATGATGGCTCTGGAGGAATACAAAGAGACGGCACAACGTCACGAATTCCTCGAAGTACAGCGTAAGGATCTGCTCGATTCCATTGAGAATACGCAGAACACGATCCGTGAAATCGACGAGTTCTCGAAGCAGAAGTTTGATGAGGCCTTTGCAAAGATCAACGAGAATTTCCAGGTAACATTCCGCAAGCTTTTTGGAGGTGGGCATGGATTCATGAAGCTCACCGACGAAGAGAATTCTGCGGAGAGCGGAATCGACATCGTTGCATCGCCGCCGGGGAAAAAGCTTCAAAACGTATTGCTGCTTTCAGGCGGCGAGAAGGCGCTTACTGCGTTGTCGTTGCTGGTCGGTATCTTCCAATATCAGCCGAGCCCATTCTGTATCCTCGATGAAGTCGATGCTCCGCTGGATGAATCGAACGTCGGACGCTTCACCGAGCTGGTGAAAGAGATGAGTGATCGCACGCAATTCATCGTGATCACTCACCACAAGCGAACGATCAGCTCCTCACCTGTGCTCTACGGTGTGACTATGCAGGAACCGGGTGTATCGAAGGTGGTGTCGGTGCGATTCGGTGAGGAACAATCGAAGGTGCAGATGGCCGCTACAGCATAAGTTCTTCCTCAAATCAAGATCAGAGGACCGAAGATCACGCGCAGGTTTCGTCGAGAGCGGCGACTTTTTTCAGCCTTTGGGATATTACTGAAAACCAAAACCCGCCCGAGGCGCTCAGCAGTCCTGGCCTTACCTCTTCAACTACATTCGGGGAATGCGAAGCTAGTTTGTGCTCTCCAGCTTCTTAATCTGTAGCATCACATTTCTTGCCTCAGTCTTCATCAGACCTCTTGCCGTTCCATCGGCGTCGTTCTGACGAAAGTTGACGTCGCCGTCAAACAGTGGGACGGCGCCGTCTGGCTGGAAGAGTTTTACTCTCGCGTTCAGCTCTACGCGTCCCTGGCCACTTCCCCCTACTCCTCCTAAAGCTCCGCGATTGAAGACGCTGCCAAGCTTTTGTCCAACGCTCGCTGTCTTATACCCATTGATAATTGTGAAAACGACATATTCGCAATTCTGCTGTTTGGCTTGTTCCAGGGCGGCCTCGCGGTCCTCAGGTTCCGATGAGAGGATCACTCCTTGTGCGCCGAGAAAATTCAGATCGTTCACCAACTCCTGCTGCAATCCTCCGGTTGAAAAGGAGCTCTCAACGGTGCTCGCGATCTCAACCACTCCGATCCGGAGCGCCCGCTTCTTAGTTGTAGCTGAATTTGTGGTTTGATCCTCTTTGGATCTGTCGGTTGAAGCGGGTCCTTTCGCACGATCGGAAGGCGCTGCCGGCTGCTGAGGTTCTTGCGCGGCGCTGAACAGCGTCGCCTCCAATGTTGATCCTGCGATTGACATATTCGCAATCGATCTATGACTCGCAACAGCATTGAAGGAAGCTAAAAATATCAGAACAATCCCACTAATAACCCGCTTCATCATTGGCCCTTTCACGCCCAAATAGTTAGGTGCGACACATGCTGGTCCAATTAGCACCTACGAAGCCAGCGAAAGCACATGACGTGAACCTCTTACGCCCTGAAGCTCAAGTCTAGGAATCACCTGGAGCAGTGTCAAACCGCGTTGACTAATATGTTACTGATTCGTCTAAATCCATACCGAAGGGAACCCTGAAGGGCGCGGCCGGCAGTTTCTGTCTGCGGGTGTTGACGATGCGCGACGACACTGTGGCAATCTGCTGGCCGCTTCTACCTGTAGCTTTCCTCTTCTCACTGCATCCCAGATTTTCGGAATTCTACTTCCATTCTGCGGTTCTACAATCGTGGCCCAATCTCCGCCTCCAGAGGAACGACTCTATGATCGTGTTTCGCGAACCCCGCAAACGGCCAATTCCGTGGCGTGAACGCCAGCAGCAAGTGCCCTCCTGGACTGTGCCCTTCTTTTCTCTGGAATGGGTATGGGAGTGGGTCTCGTTTGCGCTGAGTCGCTGGACATTTGTCGAAGTGCTCGAATATCTCAGCAGTCTCTCCGTTCTTGTTGTGGTGTTTTTCTATTTCAGCGAATCGGGAGACCGCGTTAAGCAACGGCACTATCAAGCTTGGCAGGTCATCAATACGGCACAGGGAAAGGGCGGCAGTGGTGGACGCATCGAAGCATTGCAAGAATTGAACCACGACGGCGTGGCACTTATCGGCGTGGACGTTTCGGGGGCGTTTCTACGGTCGATTTCACTTCCCAACGCACGTCTGCGGCGCTCGGATTTCAGCGCAGCAGACATCCGCAACGGTAACTTTGAATCGGCCGATCTTCAGGATTCCAATTTCCGTTCCGCCAATTTTCGGCAAAGCAATTTTCAAGGAGCGTCGCTTGCTGGAGCCGAAATGGATGATGCCGATTTTGCAGGAGCAGACTTCAGCAGGGCCGACCTCTCGGGCGCCGCGCTCGACAATGCTGATCTTCGCCAAGCCTCTCTTAAGAATTCCAACTGGAATCGGATTCGTTCGATTAAGGGTGCCAACCTGTACGGACTGCATGACGCCCCAACCGCATTTATCGACTGGGCCATGAAGCATGGGGCGGTGCAGATGCAATCGGATGCCCAATGGGAGAAATGGAGGCAGACACAAAAACAGTAGCTTTCTCTCAATTTGCCGCAGTGCTTCCCTTCTTGTTAAGGCAGCTCCCATTCTGGTACTTGTCTTGATTGCAGAGCTTGCTTTATGCATCTGGAATCGGGTAAAACGAGGCATTCTATCCAACGGCAGTTGAACGTTTTCTCCGATGAACCGATCACAAGAAAAACGTGCGTCAAAAGAAAGGCATTCGGTTCTGCTGGCTGACGATGATCCCATTGTCCGCGAGGTTGTTAAGACGAAATTATCGGCAGGCCAGGAGTTTGAAGTCATTGGAGAAGCGGTTGACGGCAAATCTGCTATCGGCGAGGTCGAGAGGCTGCATCCTGATGTGCTGTTGCTGGACTTGCTGATGCCCAATCTCCCGGGGATCGATGCTCTTCACGAACTTTCCTCAAAAGGTACCGAGGTTCACACCATCGTTTTCAGCGCGTCCGTAGGGCCTCAGCAGATTGTGCAGGCGTTGCAGCTGGGGGCCCGCGGTATTCTCAGCAAGAAAAGTATCGCTCAACTCGAAGCGGCTATTCGCTGCGTGCTGAACGGGCATTATTGGGTTGATGGCCGCGAGGAAAAAACCATTGGCAAGGTGTTAGCTAAGATTTCTGCATCCTTGACGACGGAGAGGCAGCCCCGAAACTTTGGCCTTACCACTCGCGAGATCGAGGTGATTACACTCGTGACCGAGGGCTGCAGCAATCGAGAGATCGCGTCGCGGCTCAACATCACCGAAGACACGGTTAAGCGGCATCTGACGAACATCTTCGACAAAGTTGGTATGTCCACACGGCTGGAATTGGCTCTTTTCGCTCTGAAGAATGATCTAGCCTCACCAAAGCGTTCTTAACCCAGAACGGAATCGGCAGACTAACAGGCCGCGACTAACAGCTCCAATTCACAGCTGACATTTGTTGGCTGGTATCGACTGAGCAGTTCCGCCTTTGGTCGAGAATGGATCGATTCCATCCGTGCTGGCTCGAAGCAGCAACGACTGAGAGCATGAGCAGAACTTTCCAAGGAATACTCGCTCTGCGGCAAAGTCTCCTCGGGTGTGAATTCACATCTTTCTTGGTCGAAGCCCTGCTTCCGCATCACCTGGTCCACGACGAGAACGTAAACATCTATTAGAGCCGGCAGCTTCCGGAATTTGGCAGAGAGATTTGAAGGAACGTCCAGTTCTCTGGGGGCGGAAATCAGCATGCTGTATCAGTACGACAGTCAAACACACGCGGATTGGGAATGACTCTACCACTTCAGTGGGATTTGAGCGGCAAATCGATCTTTCTAAGCTGAAATGACAGATGCGATCCGCTGTCGCAACTCTAACCAGAAGGCTGCCTCTCATCTCGCTAATCGTAGGGTGGGTCTTGCTGTGTATGTTTGCACCCTGGCGCCAGGTACATCCTTCGGACAACTCACTTGTGCATGCTTTGTCCCGTGCCCCATTGTGGACCAGCCATTATCGAGCAGTTCCAGGAGCTGAGGTGAACGCGATTGAGTTTCTGCTGGAGACCGCCTTGGTACTTTGCGTGGCATTGCTAGTATGGGCCTATCACGCGGGTCCTGATCCACTACGCGGTAACTAACTCTTACACAGCGGTTCCTTCCCGATACAATGGTCAGAATCCCTCGATGAAACTCACGGTCGAAAGAACCGTCCTGGTCGGCTTCGTGATCGTACTTGCCCTTCTCGGCACTGTTGGAGTCGTCTCCCAGCGAACAATCATCGGTTTGATTGACGATAGCAAGTGGGTGACCCATACCTATATCGTGCTGGAACTGCTGCAGCAAATCTCCTTTCGCATTTCCCAGGCTGAAGCTGCTGTCCGAGGATACGTAATCACAGGCGATTCGACATTTGAATCGCAATATGAGGACATTCGGAAGCAAGTTCCCGATCTGATCTCGGAGATGCGCACTCAAACACTGGACAATCCCGCCGAGCAGAGCGATATCAATGCACTGGATACCCTTATCCAAAAGAGGTTCGACACGATGGAAGAGGGGATCCGAGTGCGGAAATCCGGTGGTTTGCAGGCTGTGCTAGCCCTTGGAAGCACTAGCCCTGGCAGAAGATTAAGCATGGAAATCTCGGCGTTAACGGTGAGAATGCGAGGCGATGAAGAGCAGCTTCTCGCCGATCGCAATCAACGCGCACAGTTGAGCGCCCGCCGGGCGTTCCTGGTTGTTCTTTCGGCGCTCGTACTGGCAATGGTGGCTGTCATTGGCTCGGTCGTCCTGGTTTTCCGTGACCTCACGCGGCGACGAGAAGTTGAACGCATGAAATCCGAATTTGTATCGGTCGTGAGCCACGAGCTCAGGACACCGCTTACGTCAATTCATGGTTCGCTTGGACTTCTTGCGTCCGGTCTATTGGGAAAGGTGAATCCAAAAGGCGAGCGCATGCTGGAAATCGCAGTGAACAATACAGACCGGCTGATTCGTCTGCTCAATGACATTCTCGATATGGAGAAGCTCGACTCCGGGAAGATTGCGATGCGGCAGACGCAGTGCAGCGCTCGCGAACTTATCGACCACGCAATCGAGGTCATGCGGCCGATGGCCCAGAATCAACAGATCCAGCTCTCCGGCGACAATTCAGATCTATTGATCTACGCAGATCGAGACCGCATCATGCAATGCCTGACAAATCTGCTGAGCAATGCAATTAAATTTTCCGAGCCAGGCGGTACTGTGAAGGTCTTGGCGAAGCCCGCCGAAAGAGAAGCTCGATTTGAAGTCTCCGATCATGGACGAGGTATCCCAGAAGGAAAGAGACACTCAATCTTCGAGAGGTTTCAGCAGGTTGACACCTCCGATTCACGCAAGCGCGGAGGCACCGGGCTGGGCTTGGCGATCTCTCGCAACATCGTGGAGCAGCACGGCGGCAAGATATGGGTAGAGAGCCAACTCGGGAAAGGGAGCACCTTCTTTTTCACAATTCCACTTGCTGATAAACAGCGCTCCCAGTTGCAGCCTTTTTATGCGGATCCTGCCGACATGGACGGTTCAGAACGGGAATCGAATGCCGAAACACATCCTGCTGATTGATGATGAGGATGACATTCGTGAAGTAACTGCCGTGGGCCTTGAGGCCACTGCGGGATGGCTAGTCTCCTCCGCCGCCTCAGGGATTGCGGCCATCGATTTGGCTAGAAAGACCGTTCCGGATGCGATCCTGTTGGACGTCATGATGCCAGATCAGGATGGCCCTGCGACTCTGCGCCTGCTTCGGCAGGATGAAGTCACTGCGAAGATTCCTGTTATATTTCTGACCGCGAAGGCCCAGTCGATCGAAGGAGAACGCCTGCGGGCTATCGGCGCCGCTGGAACCTTGGCAAAGCCTTTTAATCCACTCACGCTGGCCAATGAAATCAAAGCAATTCTTAATTGGGAATAGAAGTGAGTTCATCAGACAGGCTACTCAAGGACATCGATAAGCTTTGGCAGAAACATCTTCCGCTGATGTACTCCCGAATTGAAACAATTCGGAGTGCGATCGAGAGTCTGAAGCGCGATCAGTTAACCGAAGATTTCCGAACAAAGGCCACGCGAGAAGCCCACAGCCTGGCAGGATCTCTGGGAACGTTTGGCCTGCAAACAGCCTCCGATGCTGCTGCAGAAATAGAGCGCGCATTCCAATCTTCGATTAAGCGTGATGATGCGCTTGGCGTCGGCAAGTACTTGGCTCAGATAAAGCAGGCGGTGGACGGTCGAAGGACAGATTCCTAGCTCTGAGGTGCGCGTTTAGTAACACTTGGCCGCACCTGCTCACGATCAACCACTCCCTTGCCTTCAAGAACCGCGTAGAACCTGTCTGCCGAAAGATTCTTTAATGTATCGATCATGCCAGACGGCCAGCGAATCTCCACAGAGTCGATCTTGGTGGCTGAACCAAGGCCAAAATGCACTCTCAAATCGTTCTGTGAGAGATAGCTCCCGCCGCTGCGAATTTCATCAATTTGCGTCATTCCCCCGGCGGTCAATTTGATCTTTGCCCCGATCGCGGCTCGATTACTCTTGGTACCTGTAAGCTGGAGAGTGATCCAATGATTAGCTGAGCTTCCTTCGTTATATAGGATCAGCGGCTTGCCATCGATATTTTCGACGACTACATCTATTCTTCCATCATTGTCCAGATCACCGAATGCAGCTCCCCGGCTGGGCTCGGGACGCATCACCGCACTGCCCACAAGATTACTGACGTCGCGAAATGTCCCATCGCCCTGATTCAGGAAGACAAGCTTGCGCTCGCGGTACTTCGCTCCCTCCGCTAATGCGTCTACTTGCGGATAGACATGACCATTCACGACGAACAAATCAGGCCAGCCATCGTTATCGAAGTCAACGCAGCCGGTGCCCCATCCAAGATATGGGATTGTCGCGGCGCCGATGGCGGCTTCATACGAAATCTCCGTGAAGCTCATTGCATCATCGTTGCGGTAGAGTGTGTTGCTCTGGTCCTCGAAGTCAGTGACGTAAATGGAAAACCGGCCACTATGGTTGAAGTCACAGGCAGCAACTCCCATTCCCGCTATCTCCCCACCATCACGGCTCACTGCTGTTCCGGAGATATAGCTGATGTCTGTGAAGTGCCCATTGCCATCGTTGCGATAGAGATAGTTCGGCGTCGAGTCGTCAGCTATGAACAGATCGGGACGCCCATCATCGTTGAAGTCGCTCCAAAGCACGCCGAGGCCGTAGTAGCCGCTGGCATCGTCAACACCGGAGCTCTTTGAGACATCGGTAAAGGTGCCGTCGCCGTTGTTGTGATAGAGGCTATCGCCTACTCCTTTCATTCCTCTAGGACCACACTGCACCGGAATACCGCGGTAGCGGCATGTGGCACCAATCCCAAACTTCGGCAGATTCTTCATGTCGAAATCGACGTAGCGCGAGACCATCAAGTCCACAAAGCCGTCGCCGTCATAGTCAGCAAAAGCAGCGCCCGTGCTCCATCGCGGATCGATCAAGTGAGCCTGCTTAGTTACATCTGTGAATGTGCCGTTCCCGTTATTGCGATAGAGCACGAGTCCTTCTTCGCAAGTAACGAGGATGTCGGGCCAGCCATCGTTGTTATAGTCCGCGACAGCTCCTCCCATGGCCCAGCACGGATAGCCCAGTCCCGCGTGATCGGTGACATCAGTAAATGTGCCGTCGTGATTGTTGTGGTACAGAGCGCTGCGCGCTTTTTCGCCTCGCAGGGCTCCTTCGACTGTCGGCGCATTCGTGAAGTAAATGTCAAGCCAGCCGTCCTGGTCGTAATCGAGCAACAGGACGCCGCCGCTCATCGATTCGATTAAGTATCTTTTTTCCGGCGATGCCACGTGCTCAAAACGAATCTTCGAGGCAGCGGTAGCGTCGATCAACTGAAAACCAGGAAGCTTTGGCGGACTGTTACGAGTCCTTTGCCCTGTTCCGGCAGTGGGGAGGCCGAGCAGAAGCAGCGCCGCGAGACACCGCCACAACAGCTTAGGAAGCCTAGAAATCTGGAATCGAAACCTGCTTCTGCCTGACAAATTGGCCCTGTGAACCCGGTCCGAATCCTTATAAAATGCATAAATCCCATGGGAAGAATTTGTGCTCTTAGTCTGGGCGTTCTGCTCTCCTTTGCCAGCGCCGCTCAAGTTACCGTTGCCTCTTCCCCAACGCCACGGTTTGAAGACATAACGAAACAAGCTGGCCTGACCGTACCTCATCTCTCTACCCCGGAAAAGCGATACATCGTGGAGTCAATGAGCGGCGGCGTGGGATTCATCGATTGCGACAACGATGGAAAGCTCGACATCATTAGCGTAAATGGATCGTCGGTAGACCGCTATCGAAAAGGCGGCGATCCGATGATTGCCCTCTACCATCAGGAGGCCGACCTCAAGTTCAAGGACGTAACTGCTCAGGCAGGCCTAACCCATAAAGGGTGGGGGATGGGGGTCGCTGTAGCTGACTTCGACAACGATGGTTGGCAAGACATTTACCTCACGGGCTTCGGCGGCAATGCCCTCTACCGGAACCTTGGCAATTGCAAGTTCGAGGATGTTACTGACAAAGCCGGAGTTCGCGTAGGTGGCTTTAGCACTGGTGCCTCGTGGGCTGATTTCGACCGGGACGGCTTCGTTGATCTCTTTGTGCCCCGCTATGTATTCATCGACATCAACAAGCTTCCGGAGTTCGGCAGCAATGACAAGACCTGCCGCTTTCGTGGAGTCCAAGTGCAGTGCGGCCCATGGGGCTTACCTGGAGAATCCGATTTCCTGTTCCGGAACCGTGGCGACGGAACATTCGAGGATGTATCAAAGAAGGCGGGGGTAGACGATCCCAACCATTACTTCGGAATGCAGGGAATTTGGGCTGACTATGACAATGATGGCTGGCCGGATCTCTACGTTGCGAATGACGCCGGACCAAATTACCTTTATCACAACCGCCACAACGGCACCTTTGAGGAAATGGGACTCATCACCGGCGCTGCTCTCAGTGGAGACGGCCAGGAACAAGGATCGATGGGTGTCGACTTTGGAGACTTCGACCACGACGGCAAGCTCGACCTCTTCGTGACCAACTTCACTGAGGAGCCAGATACGCTTTACCGAAATCTGGGTGCGCAGGGATTCGCCGACATCAGCTGGAATGCCGGAGTGGCGCAACCCACTTATCCGTACGTAGGTTGGGGAACCGCGTTTTTTGATATGGATAATGATGGCTGGGATGACATCTTCATCGCGAACGGTCACGTGTATCCGCAAATGGATCAGGTCAAGGGCGGGGTCCCATACCGTCAGCCTCTGCAGCTCTTTCGCAACAAGCGAGACAAGAGCTTTCAGGATGTGACTGCTGGTTCTGGACTCGACAAGCTGCCGCTACAATCGCGGCGCGGCGCCGCTTTTGGGGACATTAATAATGATGGCAAAGTGGATGTTTTGCTGATGAATGTTGGGGAACCGCCTACTTTGCTCCTCAATCGAACCGAGAGTTCGAATCATGCCGTGCTCTTCAAACTAGTCGGAACTAAAAGCAACAAAGCAGCCATTGGAGCGAGGGTCACAGTAACTGCAGGAGATTTGATTCAATTCCGGGAGGTGCAAGCTGGCTCCAGCTATCTGTCCCAGAACGATCTTCGGCTTCACTTCGGCTTGGGAACTCAGAGCAGCATGAATACGATCGAAATAGCCTGGCCAAGCGGACTCAAGGAGAAGTTCACGGACTTACCTGCTGACGTCATCTACACGATCGTCGAAGGAACGGGAGTCACTGACAAGAATCCGCTTGCCGGACAAGCTTCCGCTGGTAACGCTTCGCCTTCGGTGGCGAAGAAAACTGTTCCGATGAAATAGCGACGCAGCTCGATTCCCTACATCGGCTTCTGCTGTTCTCCCCTCGGTGTCAGTTCATTGTCTCTGGCCTGCTTGAGTTGGCGGAAGCGCGCCATATGTTGCTGCGCCGCGTCAGTCTTTCCCATTCTGGTAAAGAGAAGCGCGAGTTGGTACTCAGTCTCCGGTTCAGATGCATCGGCGTGCTGCGAGCGCTCGAGGGCTGCGTGAGCTTTATCAAATTGACCTTCCTCGAGATAAAGAGTTCCAATTCCCAAAAGCGCTTTTGGATTTCCTGGTTGTTTTTGTAAGACCGTCTCGAACCGTTGAATGCCCTCAGCGGTCCTCCCTTCCTTGCGGGCCAACATCCCGAGTTCATAGTGCGCTTCGAGCAGACTGGGATCGAGCTCGAGGGAATGCTCCAGCCAGTTGCGTGCGTCGGCGTACTTCCCCTCGGCCAGATATGCTATCCCCAAGCCAAGCGCTGCCTGGCCGTCTTCCGGGCGTTTTGTCAGATAATCCGCAAGCAACTCGGCGGCCGTATCGTATTTTTTTCCCTGCAACATCACGGCAGATACCAAGTACTTGTCATCCAGGTTTTCGGCGCTCTTCTCCTGAAGCTCACCAGCGAATCGCAGAGCCAACAGTGCCTGCTTCGTTTCCATAGCTTCCACGATCAATGCTCTGAGAACTGGGAGAGAGTCGGGATCGATGCTGTGCGCCCGCTGAAGTGTAGCCAAGGATTTCTCATGGTTCTTTTGGGCAGCGTAGACGTGAGAGATGGCTACAAGCGTATGAACGGAATCGGGATTACGAGAAAGTGCGCGATTCAGCCTGCTGAGTATCTGAGTTTGAGAAATCAACACCACCGCCTCGGAGCTTTGTCCCACGGCGGTCAGACACGCAGCCTTGAGCGCAATAATTTCGGCGGATAGCGCTGTAGGCGGAATGCCATCGATCAACTGCAGCGCCTGACTACATTTGCGCTGCCCCATATAAAGGCGTGCTAATTCAATCTTGAGATGCGGGTCGTGCGGAGAAAGCGCCAATGCTTCTCGAT encodes:
- a CDS encoding DNA-binding response regulator produces the protein MNRSQEKRASKERHSVLLADDDPIVREVVKTKLSAGQEFEVIGEAVDGKSAIGEVERLHPDVLLLDLLMPNLPGIDALHELSSKGTEVHTIVFSASVGPQQIVQALQLGARGILSKKSIAQLEAAIRCVLNGHYWVDGREEKTIGKVLAKISASLTTERQPRNFGLTTREIEVITLVTEGCSNREIASRLNITEDTVKRHLTNIFDKVGMSTRLELALFALKNDLASPKRS
- a CDS encoding CRTAC1 family protein, which codes for MRYGQASLFRYVFKPWRWGRGNGNLSGAGKGEQNAQTKSTNSSHGIYAFYKDSDRVHRANLSGRSRFRFQISRLPKLLWRCLAALLLLGLPTAGTGQRTRNSPPKLPGFQLIDATAASKIRFEHVASPEKRYLIESMSGGVLLLDYDQDGWLDIYFTNAPTVEGALRGEKARSALYHNNHDGTFTDVTDHAGLGYPCWAMGGAVADYNNDGWPDILVTCEEGLVLYRNNGNGTFTDVTKQAHLIDPRWSTGAAFADYDGDGFVDLMVSRYVDFDMKNLPKFGIGATCRYRGIPVQCGPRGMKGVGDSLYHNNGDGTFTDVSKSSGVDDASGYYGLGVLWSDFNDDGRPDLFIADDSTPNYLYRNDGNGHFTDISYISGTAVSRDGGEIAGMGVAACDFNHSGRFSIYVTDFEDQSNTLYRNDDAMSFTEISYEAAIGAATIPYLGWGTGCVDFDNDGWPDLFVVNGHVYPQVDALAEGAKYRERKLVFLNQGDGTFRDVSNLVGSAVMRPEPSRGAAFGDLDNDGRIDVVVENIDGKPLILYNEGSSANHWITLQLTGTKSNRAAIGAKIKLTAGGMTQIDEIRSGGSYLSQNDLRVHFGLGSATKIDSVEIRWPSGMIDTLKNLSADRFYAVLEGKGVVDREQVRPSVTKRAPQS
- a CDS encoding CRTAC1 family protein, producing the protein MGRICALSLGVLLSFASAAQVTVASSPTPRFEDITKQAGLTVPHLSTPEKRYIVESMSGGVGFIDCDNDGKLDIISVNGSSVDRYRKGGDPMIALYHQEADLKFKDVTAQAGLTHKGWGMGVAVADFDNDGWQDIYLTGFGGNALYRNLGNCKFEDVTDKAGVRVGGFSTGASWADFDRDGFVDLFVPRYVFIDINKLPEFGSNDKTCRFRGVQVQCGPWGLPGESDFLFRNRGDGTFEDVSKKAGVDDPNHYFGMQGIWADYDNDGWPDLYVANDAGPNYLYHNRHNGTFEEMGLITGAALSGDGQEQGSMGVDFGDFDHDGKLDLFVTNFTEEPDTLYRNLGAQGFADISWNAGVAQPTYPYVGWGTAFFDMDNDGWDDIFIANGHVYPQMDQVKGGVPYRQPLQLFRNKRDKSFQDVTAGSGLDKLPLQSRRGAAFGDINNDGKVDVLLMNVGEPPTLLLNRTESSNHAVLFKLVGTKSNKAAIGARVTVTAGDLIQFREVQAGSSYLSQNDLRLHFGLGTQSSMNTIEIAWPSGLKEKFTDLPADVIYTIVEGTGVTDKNPLAGQASAGNASPSVAKKTVPMK
- a CDS encoding two-component system response regulator, yielding MPKHILLIDDEDDIREVTAVGLEATAGWLVSSAASGIAAIDLARKTVPDAILLDVMMPDQDGPATLRLLRQDEVTAKIPVIFLTAKAQSIEGERLRAIGAAGTLAKPFNPLTLANEIKAILNWE